A stretch of Planococcus citri chromosome 5, ihPlaCitr1.1, whole genome shotgun sequence DNA encodes these proteins:
- the LOC135848220 gene encoding uncharacterized protein LOC135848220, with amino-acid sequence MNLLRISLASLSIFLLIEKTNSSKELTLLKERQKTPLAVIKKYHSSELELAIPHKYKNNKQYVGYYYNDPEDDNDPKGKLMTACPTFLYVKHVHIGGTPEVTHELIRPSNQRTLLELHDYKTRDAKCLLDLIPSIRIFEKKSIEAAMRYCSKLQTEMYEVGYRVSKNAQRTDVQFLPVYKICYSKVKGKEATLYSIHRIESPSLLLLNQIKELPDLNPFNAYQQSILDTNLSTKKSFASKKYYAYQFVGTDDMPTGSWEPTTEFLFNYTPITKNADLFKGMIRADFYIRLYSKKNNKPLTLY; translated from the exons ATGAATTTGCTACGGATTTCACTCGCCAGcttatcgatttttttgctgattgaaaaaaccaactcaTCGA AGGAACTTACGTTGCTCAAAGAGCGGCAAAAAACTCCATTGgcagtaataaaaaaataccactcATCAGAGCTAGAACTTGCCATACCCCACAAATATAAAAACAATAAGCAGTACGTGGGTTATTATTACAACGATCCCGAAGACGATAATGACCCAAAAGGAAAATTGATGACAGCATGCCCCACATTTCTTTACGTAAAACATGTACACATAGGTGGTACACCAGAAGTCACACATGAACTGATTAGACCATCGAATCAAAGAACATTGCTGGAGCTGCATGATTATAAAACTCGTGATGCGAAATGTTTGCTTGATCTCATACCTTCGATTagaatatttgagaagaaaagtATCGAAGCAGCGATGAGATATTGTAGCAAATTACAAACTGAAATGTACGAAGTCGGATATCGA GTGTCCAAAAACGCACAAAGAACG GATGTTCAGTTTTTACCAGTGTATAAAATATGCTATTCAAAGGTGAAAGGTAAAGAAGCTACACTGTATTCAATTCATCGTATCGAGTCACCAAGTTTGCTGCTCCTGAATCAAATAAAAGAACTTCCCGACCTGAATCCTTTCAATGCCTATCAACAATCTATTCTAGATACAAATctcagcacaaaaaaatcatttgcaaGCAAG AAATACTACGCATATCAATTCGTTGGAACTGACGACATGCCAACCGGATCATGGGAACCAACAACTGAGTTTCTGTTCAATTACACTCCCATCACAAAAAATGCAGATTTATTCAAAGGCATGATAAGAGCTGACTTCTATATCAGACTGTATAGTAAAAAA aacaACAAACCACTGACTCTGTACTAG
- the LOC135847948 gene encoding uncharacterized protein LOC135847948 codes for MELRPPNTNEKTSQFFIQYHEGTCSRQPIGINKLRGVPKLIAKYLNLPDAEKYTGHSFRRTSTSILANAGANSETIKLHSGWKSDSAPNRYINESVQHKAKTANIIASAVFGQSTQTSTEPSVPVHSDFARTSSKHSASIRTSTKTTINSASARMSSTPKTKPTTYSASAQKSNEYEYIEDIPYFNPEENKDSEIENNVCNPEFIPVLTPNGSDVTIDSISNMNESGIINNSQLSAYIVEDEYEITQSQVISDETIVQKPKKFKYKTPVLYKFENCNVTINH; via the exons ATGGAGTTGCGTCCACCGAATACAAACGAAAAAACAagccaatttttcattcaatatcaCGAAGGAACGTGCAGTCGGCAACCAATTGGCATTAATAAACTCCGAGGTGTACCGAAACTCATTGCTAAATACTTGAATCTACCGGATGCGGAAAAATATACAG GCCATTCCTTCCGGAGGACGTCTACATCGATACTAGCTAATGCCGGGGCTAACTCTGAGACTATAAAACTCCACAGTGGATGGAAAAGCGATAGTGCTCCGAATCGTTACATTAATGAATCAGTGCAACACAAAGCCAAAACGGCAAATATCATTGCATCTGCAGTTTTTGGACAGTCTACTCAAACATCTACGGAACCATCTGTACCTGTACACTCCGATTTTGCTCGTACATCTTCTAAACACTCCGCTTCCATTCGTACATCTACCAAAACAACAATAAACTCCGCTTCTGCTCGTATGTCTTCTACTCCTAAAACTAAACCAACTACGTACTCTGCTTCTGCTCAGAAATCTAATGAATATGAATACATCGAAGATATTCCTTATTTCAATCCAGAAGAAAATAAAGATTCTGAAATAGAAAATAACGTTTGTAACCCTGAATTCATTCCAGTTTTGACTCCAAATGGATCCGATGTAACTATAGATTCAATTTCCAATATGAATGAATCAGGTATTATTAATAATTCTCAGTTAAGTGCTTATATAGTCGAAGATGAATATGAAATTACACAATCACAGGTTATTTCTGACGAAACCATAGtgcaaaaacctaaaaaattcaaatataaaaCCCCAGTATTGTACAAATTCGAAAACTGTAATGTAACAATTAATCATTAA